The following coding sequences are from one Lolium rigidum isolate FL_2022 chromosome 6, APGP_CSIRO_Lrig_0.1, whole genome shotgun sequence window:
- the LOC124666572 gene encoding nucleolar and coiled-body phosphoprotein 1-like — MVPKRAAKKAAPPPPPPPPADSSDEETQSRSRSEDSEDEEALAESPIPAATPVLNNTPAPAHKGDESESSDEEDEEEEEEEEEPAPAAPAVPKNQPPPPQKKVDSNASGSDEEEEEDDDEEEEEEEPTRAAPPSAPKKQPPQDDSDTSGDEEEEEEEEAPQSPPEPAPKKVAEVPKPRAAAGTKKKGPFERMWSTNDDVRILEALAAHQKQHGTLPQPEALVDVLAGKLDKSAYGSKELQNKVKSLRTRYLILSKRGQLPSKEHDRRVLELSKLVWTSTDKTFPVVDAAANAVNGHEPKGFQEMCELYPHLAEEVKGLEAAHPGMCKREFGKMDDGKARAMDEKIKKQRVMQIKVEMRHADLIKEVTKALLDLVDS; from the coding sequence ATGGTCCCGAAGCGCGCCGCCAAGAAGGcggccccgccgccacctccgcctccgccggctGATTCATCTGATGAAGAGACCCAGTCGCGCTCGCGCTCCGAGGAttcggaggacgaagaggccctcGCCGAGTCCCCTATCCCTGCCGCCACTCCCGTCCTCAACAACACGCCTGCGCCGGCACACAAGGGCGATGAGTCGGAGTCGtctgacgaagaggatgaggaggaggaggaggaggaggaggagcccgccCCCGCGGCTCCCGCGGTCCCCAAGAACCAGCCTCCGCCGCCGCAAAAGAAAGTGGACTCAAACGCttccggcagcgacgaagaggaggaggaggatgacgatgaggaagaggaggaggaggagcccacCCGCGCGGCCCCTCCCTCCGCTCCCAAGAAGCAGCCCCCGCAGGATGACTCCGACACttccggcgacgaggaggaggaggaggaggaggaggcgccgcaGTCGCCGCCGGAGCCTGCCCCAAAGAAGGTGGCGGAGGTCCCGAAGCCCCGGGCGGCGGCCGGGACCAAGAAGAAAGGCCCATTCGAGCGCATGTGGTCCACCAACGACGACGTCCGTATCCTCGAGGCCCTCGCCGCTCACCAAAAGCAGCACGGCACGCTCCCGCAGCCTGAAGCGCTCGTCGACGTCCTTGCTGGGAAGCTCGACAAATCTGCCTATGGCAGCAAGGAGCTCCAGAACAAGGTCAAAAGCCTCAGGACCCGCTACCTCATACTCAGCAAGAGGGGCCAGCTCCCGAGCAAGGAGCATGACCGCCGGGTCCTGGAGCTCTCCAAGCTCGTCTGGACAAGCACTGACAAGACCTTCCCTGTTGTTGATGCTGCTGCGAATGCGGTGAACGGTCATGAGCCCAAGGGGTTCCAGGAGATGTGTGAGCTGTACCCGCACCTAGCGGAGGAGGTGAAGGGGCTGGAGGCGGCGCACCCAGGCATGTGCAAGAGGGAGTTCGGGAAGATGGACGACGGCAAGGCGCGTGCCATGGATGAGAAGATCAAGAAGCAGAGGGTGATGCAGATAAAGGTGGAGATGCGCCACGCCGACCTCATCAAGGAGGTGACCAAGGCTCTGCTTGACCTTGTCGATTCATGA